GCACAGGTGCCCGCGCCGGACTTCGTGTACGACGAGTCCTACGACCTCGATCTGGGCGGCCGGACGGTGCGTCTCCAGGCCGTCGGCCGCGCCCACACCAAGGGGGACCAGGTGATCACCGTCCCAGACGCCGACGTACTGTTCACCGGTGACCTGGCCGAGACCGGACAGTTCGCGATCTTCCCCTGGTTCCCGCCGCACGACACCGACGTGACCGGCCTCGGCTGGATCGAGGTCGTGGCCCGGCTGGCGGCGGCCGGACCCCGCACGGTGGTGCCGGGCCACGGCGCGATCGGGGGCACACAGGTGCTCGAGGACGTGCTCTGCTATCTGCGCGAGCTGCGCGACGAGACCTGGATGCGCCGTGACTCGGCGATGAACCAGGAGACGATCGTGGAGGAGGTGCGCGCGGTGCTGATCGAACGGCACCCCGAGTGGGAGGGCCGGGAGTGGATCGACCCCGCCGTCGCGTGCCTGTGCGGCGAACACGCGGCGTGAGCCGATCCGGCGCGGGCTAGGCGTTCGGGGCGAACGGAATTCCCGAGGGCATGGAGTGCGCCAGCGCGTACGAGAAGTCACCGTCCTTGATCTTGATGGTGGCTTGGCCGAAATTGGCGCTCATCAGCTTGTCCCGGAAGCCGGGAGGGTAGCCGTCCCAGCCCACGAGCCTGGGGTAGAACCAGCCGCCGGTCACGTTCTCGGGAGGCTCGTCGTTGTCGTTGGCGAATCGGAAGTCGTGCGTGGAGACACCGTCCTTGTGGTAGACGATCTTCGGGTGGGTGCCGTCGAAACGGACCGAGGAGCGGTTGGCCACCCGGTAGCTGGTGTGCTGGGACACCGAGACGTACCGGACCTCGTTGGTGTTGATCCACACCACGACGTGCTCCCAGTCGTGGGTGTGCCCGATGGCGGCCGGGCCCAGCGTCGCCTGGTCCTTCTCGAAGTAGCTGGCGTACATGACGGCACACCAGCCGTTGTTGCACTTCTCGCGTGAGTAGGTGTTGGCATTGGCGAGCTGGGCGTAGTCGTGGCAGTGGCCGTTGACGTCGCCGCCGAGCTTCAGACCGGGGTTGACGGTGCCGTCGGCGCCGATCGCGGCCGTGGCGTAGCAGCCGTCGCCGTCGTAGTCGTAGGCGGGGGAGAAGGTCTGTTCCAGGCCGTCGGCGTTCTGCGGCAGCAGGGTGAGGACGTTCGCTTGCGCGCTCGTGGGGACCGCCACGACGAGCGTCATCGCGCCGACCGCACCGAGCAGGAGCTTGGCCAGGGACTTCACGTTGCGCATCACGGCTCCTTGCCGGGCAGTTCGCGTCAGCAGTACAGGTTGTCGCCCGGTGGGACGCCGAGGATCTGGGTGAAGTGCTGGTAGGCGTCGACGCGGCTCTGGACCTGGGCCGGGTTCTTGCCGTCGCATTCCAGGGAGCCGTTGATGCTGCGGATGGTCTGGCCGAAGCCGGCGCTGTTGACCATGGCGTTGTGGGGGGTCATGGTGCCCGGCCCGGACTGGGTGTTCCAGTACCAGAGGCCCGTCTTCCAGGAGACGGCGGGGTCGTTCTCCACCTGCCAGGGGTTGTTGAGGAGGTCGATGCCGAGTGCGTCGCCGGCGGCCTTGTAGTTGAAGTTCCAGGACAGCTGGAGGGGTCCGCGTCCGTAGTACGCCGCCTGTCCGGCCGGGCAGCCGTAGGGCTGGCTCCAGTCGCAGTAGGTGGGGTAGTTGGCGGTGTTCTGCTCGACGATGTACACCAGACCGCCGGTCTCGTGGCTGACGTTGGCGAGGAAGGCGGCGGCCTCTTGCTTCTTGACCGTGTCGCTGCCGGTGTTCGCGAAGCCGGGATAGGCGCTGAGGGCTTGCACGAGACCGCTGTAGGTGTAGAAGGAGTTCCTGTTCGGGAACATCTGATTGAACTGGGCTTCACTCACCACGAAATCGGCCTGAATCGCCGTGTCGGAATGCGTGGACACGGCTGCCTTCTGGATGCCGGTGTCGGTGGCGGCATCGGCGGGGGAGCCGGTGATCAGCCAGGCCGACAGACCGATCGCGGCTGCGAAAGCGGCCGTGGAGAGGGATTTGGCCATGGGGGTGGCCTCTCGTGTGGGGGGTGGGGGAATGCAACGGGCCGCGTTCACCTCGTGAACGGTGAGCGCGGGTGACGGGGGCGCTGCTCATCCGCGAACCTAAAGGTATGGACCAGTTGCGTCAAGAGGTGAAGTAAGGGCTCTGGCACGGGCGTTCAAGAACGTCCGGGCGTCTTACGGACGCGGAAATTGCTTTGCCGGGATCGACCCGGTGGCCCGACACTGCGACCATGCTGGGATTTGTCAGGACCGACAACGAGGCTCTCGTCTCCTGCCTGGGTGATCCGCAACGCACCACTGCGGCATACCGCGAGTTGCTGCGGCGAGGTGAGGACGCGGTGCACGCCATCCGCGCAGGCTTGCGCGACCGCAACCCGGGCGTCCGTGAGGGCTGTTGCCGTCTTCTCGATCACCTGGTCGACACCGAGTCGATGGGCGAACTCGTCACCATGGCCGACGATTCCGACGCTCGCGTCAGGATCGCCGCGTTCCATGCCCTGGCCTGTGACCGATGCAAGGGTGACACCTGGGCGCCGGGTCCGGACCAGGTCCTCGAACCCGCGCTGCACCACCTGACCGCTGACCCCGACCCGCACGTCCGGGCCATGGCCGCCGAACTCGTCGGCAAGTTCGCCCGGTCCGATGCGCGGGTGGCCGCCGCCTTGAAGGAATCCCACGCCAACGACCCGAGCCCCGCTGTGCGGAAGAAAGCGGGGTGGCTCGCCCGTCGAGCCGAGGCGGGGGCATCGACCGGCCGGTGATGCCAGTGGCTGCACCACCGAAGGGCTACGTGCAGCGAGGCGCTCCCGGAGGCCGGTGCCACGTTCATGGTTCTCGGCCTCTTCCTGACCGCCTGCACGACGAGGGCGGACACATCACCCCGCCCTTCCGCCGACGACGTGGTCAAGGCGGCCCCGGCAACTCACCGACGACTGCCTCACCCACCCAGGCCTCACCCCGCCCGGTCCTGGCGGACCCGGACCTACCAGCGCCGGGCAACAGTGGGTCCCCGCCGCCCTGTTCGGGACAGGCCCCGCGCAACTCGCTCTCCGTTTGCCCACGGGCTATGTCGTGCGCGTACACACCGATGACTGTCTCGCGGCGGCCCAACGGCGGCTGTACGGCGACCAGGTCCGCTGGTTCCGTACCTCCGTGGTCGTGGACAACCTGGGGCCGGAAGACATCGCGACTCACCGGTCCCTGGCCGAAGTGCGTGCCCGGCACCACGCCGAGATCACCGAGTGG
The genomic region above belongs to Streptomyces sp. CG1 and contains:
- a CDS encoding MBL fold metallo-hydrolase, with translation MADHQLPDPVVRTDGACEMARDLVVVPNRNLQLVPNIGVIGGTQSVLVVDTGLGPENAESVLALARDYARGRKLYLTSTHFHPEHAFGAHVFAGEATFLVNKAQAEDLAVKGAGYLAMFNGLGTTVATRLQGAQVPAPDFVYDESYDLDLGGRTVRLQAVGRAHTKGDQVITVPDADVLFTGDLAETGQFAIFPWFPPHDTDVTGLGWIEVVARLAAAGPRTVVPGHGAIGGTQVLEDVLCYLRELRDETWMRRDSAMNQETIVEEVRAVLIERHPEWEGREWIDPAVACLCGEHAA
- a CDS encoding NPP1 family protein, with amino-acid sequence MRNVKSLAKLLLGAVGAMTLVVAVPTSAQANVLTLLPQNADGLEQTFSPAYDYDGDGCYATAAIGADGTVNPGLKLGGDVNGHCHDYAQLANANTYSREKCNNGWCAVMYASYFEKDQATLGPAAIGHTHDWEHVVVWINTNEVRYVSVSQHTSYRVANRSSVRFDGTHPKIVYHKDGVSTHDFRFANDNDEPPENVTGGWFYPRLVGWDGYPPGFRDKLMSANFGQATIKIKDGDFSYALAHSMPSGIPFAPNA
- a CDS encoding chitinase, producing the protein MAKSLSTAAFAAAIGLSAWLITGSPADAATDTGIQKAAVSTHSDTAIQADFVVSEAQFNQMFPNRNSFYTYSGLVQALSAYPGFANTGSDTVKKQEAAAFLANVSHETGGLVYIVEQNTANYPTYCDWSQPYGCPAGQAAYYGRGPLQLSWNFNYKAAGDALGIDLLNNPWQVENDPAVSWKTGLWYWNTQSGPGTMTPHNAMVNSAGFGQTIRSINGSLECDGKNPAQVQSRVDAYQHFTQILGVPPGDNLYC
- a CDS encoding HEAT repeat domain-containing protein, producing MLGFVRTDNEALVSCLGDPQRTTAAYRELLRRGEDAVHAIRAGLRDRNPGVREGCCRLLDHLVDTESMGELVTMADDSDARVRIAAFHALACDRCKGDTWAPGPDQVLEPALHHLTADPDPHVRAMAAELVGKFARSDARVAAALKESHANDPSPAVRKKAGWLARRAEAGASTGR